A stretch of DNA from Thermoplasmata archaeon:
AGCACCTCCTTGACCTGCTCCTCGACGCCCTTGAACGGGTCGATGTGGACCTTGGCCTCCTCCATGGCGATCTCGATGCGCTGCGGCGGATGCGGCGTGTTCGTCTGCGGGTTGATCGCGTTCTGGGCGATGTACTGGACGATCTGCTTCCGCTTCTGCTCGAGCATCTGGCGGCGCTGGTCCGTGGTCAGCTGGATCTCGCCGTGGCGGATGATGTTCTTCGCTACCTTGAGCGGTTCCGTGGTGCCGAAGAACTCCTGCATCTTCTCCTCGGAGGCCTTGGAACCCTTGTGGGCATCCTTGAAGATCTCGTCGATCGCGAGCTCGGCCATCAGGTCGATGTCCTTGCCGTCCCGGAGGCGTTGCACGGCGTCGGGCTTGACCAGAACCTCGAACTTCTCGCCCGACTTCTCGATTCGGGCGATGACGTATTCCTTGAAGATGTCGTCGCGGCGGTCCGAGCGAAGCTCCTTGGGCATGGCCTCGCCTAGGCGGCGGCCGGCAACTTGGCGAGGTACGCGGCGACTTCCTGCTCACTCAGCCGGCGGAACTTCTGGCCCTCGGCGACTAGCCCGACCTCGATCGTCTTACCGTCGAGCTTTTCCCCCTCGGACGCCTTCTGAAGGGCCTCGAGGCCCAAGAGGATCGCCTCGTCCTGCGCCATGCCTTCCTTGTACTTCTCCTCGAAGAGCTCCATGACGGCGTTGCGGCCCGCACCGATGGACCCCGCCTTGTAGGACACGAGCGCCCCGCTGGGGTCCGTCTCGAACAGGTGCGTTCCCATGTCATCCACCCCGGCCACCAGGAGCGCGGTCCCGAAGGGCCGGACACCGCCGTACTGCGTGTAGTTCTGCTTGTAGTCGCAGATCTTCTTGACGAGGAGGTCCACGCCGATCTTCTCGCTGTAGGTGACCTTGTTGATCTGGGCTGCCAGCCGGGCGTAGTCGATCAAGACGCGGGCGTCGGCCACGAGCCCCGAGGTCGCCGCACCGATGTGCTCGTCGATCTGGAAGATCTTCTCGATGGACGAGGTCTCGACCAACCGGGAGCCGATCTTCTTGTCGGCCATGAGGACGATCCCGTTCTTGAACTTCAGTCCCGCCGTCGTGTTGCCTCGCGTGACCGCCACGCGGGCGTACTCGACCTGGAAGAGCCGCCCGTCGGGGCTGAAGACCGTAATCGCCCTGTCGTATGCCATCTGGCCCGGTTGCATAACGTCCCTCTTGCGGGGCCGACTATGGTCCCGTCACTTATAAGCCTTCTTTCGAACGGCCCGGAGGCACGAGATCCTCAGGAGAGATACTTCTCCGTCGCACGCCGAATGGTCCCCGAGGTGCCCAGCGTGGTGACCCGCACGGGAATGCCCGCGATGGTGGCCATCGTCTTGAGCGCCTCGATCGTGGCGTCCTTCCGCAGGTGGGTGCACCGCACGAGGCCCTTCGGGTCCTGGAACCCCACGAGCCACAAGGGATCCCTCAGCGCGTGCAAGGCGTCGAGCACCTCGTCGCGGCGGAAGGGGCGATCCCCTTCGACCCGGAACGCGATGTATCGGTACCTCGGGCGATGGGTGCTCACGCTGACCCGAGAGGAAAGGGAGAAGGAAAAAGGTTGGGGAGAAAAAAGTGGAGGAGGTCAGCGTACCTCATCGACGTCGGAAGAGGTGCCGAGGCGGACGGCCCCGGTGTTCACTTCCTTGCCGAGCAGAGACTTGGACTTGACTCCCGTGATCACGAGGAGCACCTGGACCGTATTCGCCAGATCGGGCTCCACGGAGCAGCCCCAGATGATCCGGGCCTGCGGGTTCACCTTCTGCCCGACGATCTCCGCGGCCTTCTCCGCTTCGGAGACGGTCAGGTCCGGGCCACCCACCACGCGGACGAGCACGCCGCGAGCGTGCGTCAGGTCCACCTCGCCGAGCAGCGGGGACTCGAGGGCCTCGTTGATCGCGTACTCCACGCGGTCCCGCTCCTCGTCGCTCTCGCCGATGCCGATCATCGCGACGCCGCCGCCCTTCATGATCGTCATGAGGTCGGCGTAGTCCAGGTTCACGAGCCCGGGCTTCGTGATGATCTCCGTCATGCCCTTGATGGACTGCATGAGAATCTCGTCGGCCACCTTGAACGCGGCGTTGATTGGGAGCCGCGGGACGAGTTCCAGGAGCTTGTCGTTGTAGATCACGATCGTCGTGTCGCAGAACTTGCGGAGCTTGTCCAGGCCCGCCTCCGCGTTCTCCATGCGGATTCGGCCCTCGGACTTGAAGGGCATCGTGACGACGCCCATGGTGAGCGAACCCTCTTCCTTGGCGACATGGGCCACGTACTGCGCCGCGCCGGTCCCGGTTCCGCCGCCCATGCCTGCGGTGATGAACACGACGTGCGCGCCGCGGATGAAGGTCCGGATCTCCTCCTCGTTCTCGTGGGCGGCCTGCTCGCCGACCTCGGGTAGGGCACCGGCACCGAGGCCCTTCGTGAGGCGCTTCCCGATGAGAATCTTCTTCGGCGCATGGACGGAGAGGAGGTGCTTCGCGTCCGTGTTGATCGCGCAGAGCTGCGCACCGGTGATCCCGGCCTCGCTGCAGCGGTCGATCGTGTTCGAGCCGCCACCGCCGCAGCCCACGATCTTGATCGAGACGTTGATCGACTCCACGATCTTCTCGATATCCGCGTCGTCCGCGGTCTTCGCGGCCTCCGGCTTCGCGGCGGCCGCGGCCTTCTCCTTCTCTTCCTGTTCCTGTGCCTCTTGGTGCCGAGCGAGGGCTTCGTTCAGAAGCGACTTCATTGAACCATCCCATCCCGATGGATTCTGACTTTGTGGCGCATCGGGGTGAGGGTATTTAAAAGTAGTCATACATTTGTCGGACGCGGCCCGTTGACAAAGGAGGATGGCATCCGCGGGAGGGAGCGCACTCAGAGGCTCGCGGCGACGCCCTTCGACGCCCCGC
This window harbors:
- a CDS encoding ribosome assembly factor SBDS, with protein sequence MPKELRSDRRDDIFKEYVIARIEKSGEKFEVLVKPDAVQRLRDGKDIDLMAELAIDEIFKDAHKGSKASEEKMQEFFGTTEPLKVAKNIIRHGEIQLTTDQRRQMLEQKRKQIVQYIAQNAINPQTNTPHPPQRIEIAMEEAKVHIDPFKGVEEQVKEVLDSLRPLIPIRFEKARIAVRLSAEDSAKCYGDLKSFGTILKEEWSPTGAWIGVVEMPAGMQTDFFDRINAKTKGNAEIKVLKADQRI
- the ftsZ gene encoding cell division protein FtsZ, encoding MKSLLNEALARHQEAQEQEEKEKAAAAAKPEAAKTADDADIEKIVESINVSIKIVGCGGGGSNTIDRCSEAGITGAQLCAINTDAKHLLSVHAPKKILIGKRLTKGLGAGALPEVGEQAAHENEEEIRTFIRGAHVVFITAGMGGGTGTGAAQYVAHVAKEEGSLTMGVVTMPFKSEGRIRMENAEAGLDKLRKFCDTTIVIYNDKLLELVPRLPINAAFKVADEILMQSIKGMTEIITKPGLVNLDYADLMTIMKGGGVAMIGIGESDEERDRVEYAINEALESPLLGEVDLTHARGVLVRVVGGPDLTVSEAEKAAEIVGQKVNPQARIIWGCSVEPDLANTVQVLLVITGVKSKSLLGKEVNTGAVRLGTSSDVDEVR
- the psmA gene encoding archaeal proteasome endopeptidase complex subunit alpha; its protein translation is MQPGQMAYDRAITVFSPDGRLFQVEYARVAVTRGNTTAGLKFKNGIVLMADKKIGSRLVETSSIEKIFQIDEHIGAATSGLVADARVLIDYARLAAQINKVTYSEKIGVDLLVKKICDYKQNYTQYGGVRPFGTALLVAGVDDMGTHLFETDPSGALVSYKAGSIGAGRNAVMELFEEKYKEGMAQDEAILLGLEALQKASEGEKLDGKTIEVGLVAEGQKFRRLSEQEVAAYLAKLPAAA
- a CDS encoding Rpp14/Pop5 family protein, whose amino-acid sequence is MSTHRPRYRYIAFRVEGDRPFRRDEVLDALHALRDPLWLVGFQDPKGLVRCTHLRKDATIEALKTMATIAGIPVRVTTLGTSGTIRRATEKYLS